From the genome of Methylomonas sp. UP202, one region includes:
- the cysN gene encoding sulfate adenylyltransferase subunit CysN, producing the protein MSHQSDLIATDINAYLAQHERKELLRFLTCGNVDDGKSTLIGRLLHDSKMIYEDQLAAVQADSVKSGTTGAGKIDLALLVDGLQAEREQGITIDVAYRYFSTSTRKFIIADTPGHEQYTRNMATGASTCDLAVILIDARYGVQTQTKRHSFIASLLGIKHIIVAVNKMDLVGYSQETFEKIRDDYMAFVKTLDLHDIHFIPMSALDGDNVVNPSANMPWFTGLPMMELLNSIEIASDHNFDDARFPVQYVNRPNLDFRGFCGTVASGLFRQGDAITVLPSGKTSTIKSIVTFDGDLPQAFAGMAVTLTLNDEIDISRGDVVLGGQQTAPSVADKFKANIVWMTEQAMLPGRQYVIKLATRGVSGSVATIHHRIDVNTLEHHDADELKLNEIGLCTVAVNAPVVFEPYKRNKTTGSFIVIDRLTNVTVGAGMIVGEANDEDWTPVSAEERASRFGQSASIVALTGANAKTMAYHLERRLFDTGHAATVLEHGDANLAAAIKHAGLICLCAGLAAEHADLAFDADRQTIDEIYDALKNRSVVH; encoded by the coding sequence ATGTCCCACCAATCCGACCTCATCGCCACCGACATCAACGCTTACTTGGCGCAACATGAACGTAAGGAATTGCTGCGGTTTTTGACCTGCGGCAACGTCGACGACGGCAAAAGTACCTTGATCGGCCGCTTGCTGCACGACTCGAAGATGATTTACGAAGACCAGTTGGCCGCCGTCCAGGCCGACAGCGTCAAATCCGGCACCACCGGCGCCGGCAAGATCGACTTGGCCTTGCTGGTCGACGGTCTGCAAGCCGAGCGCGAGCAAGGCATTACGATCGACGTTGCCTACCGCTATTTCTCGACCTCGACCCGCAAATTCATCATCGCCGACACGCCGGGCCACGAGCAGTACACCCGCAACATGGCCACCGGCGCCTCGACCTGCGACTTGGCGGTGATTTTGATCGATGCCCGCTACGGCGTGCAAACCCAGACCAAACGCCACAGTTTCATTGCGTCGCTACTGGGCATTAAGCACATCATCGTCGCGGTCAACAAAATGGATTTGGTTGGTTACAGCCAGGAAACTTTCGAAAAGATTCGCGACGATTACATGGCCTTCGTCAAAACCCTGGATCTGCACGACATTCATTTCATTCCGATGTCGGCGCTGGACGGCGATAACGTGGTCAACCCCAGCGCCAACATGCCCTGGTTTACCGGCCTGCCGATGATGGAGTTGCTGAATAGCATCGAAATCGCCAGCGACCACAATTTCGATGATGCCCGCTTCCCTGTGCAATACGTCAACCGGCCCAACCTGGATTTTCGCGGCTTCTGCGGCACCGTCGCGTCCGGCCTGTTTCGGCAAGGCGATGCGATTACCGTGTTGCCGTCCGGCAAGACCAGCACGATCAAATCCATCGTCACCTTCGACGGCGACTTGCCGCAAGCTTTCGCCGGCATGGCCGTGACCTTGACCCTGAACGACGAAATCGACATCAGCCGCGGCGACGTGGTGCTCGGCGGACAGCAAACCGCGCCCAGCGTCGCCGACAAATTCAAGGCCAACATTGTCTGGATGACCGAACAAGCCATGCTGCCCGGCCGTCAATACGTGATCAAACTGGCGACTCGCGGCGTATCCGGTTCGGTGGCGACGATACACCACCGCATCGACGTCAACACCCTGGAACATCACGACGCCGACGAATTGAAGCTGAACGAAATCGGCCTATGCACGGTGGCTGTCAATGCGCCGGTGGTCTTCGAACCTTACAAGCGTAATAAAACCACCGGTTCGTTCATCGTCATAGACCGCTTGACCAACGTCACGGTCGGCGCCGGTATGATCGTCGGCGAAGCGAATGATGAGGATTGGACGCCGGTTAGCGCCGAGGAACGCGCCAGCCGCTTCGGTCAATCCGCCAGCATCGTCGCTTTAACTGGCGCCAACGCCAAAACCATGGCTTATCATTTAGAGCGTCGCTTGTTCGATACCGGCCACGCCGCAACGGTGTTGGAACACGGCGACGCAAATCTGGCCGCGGCGATCAAGCATGCCGGCCTAATTTGCCTGTGTGCGGGCTTGGCTGCCGAGCATGCGGATTTGGCCTTCGATGCCGACCGGCAAACCATCGACGAAATCTACGACGCATTGAAGAATCGTAGCGTGGTTCACTAA
- a CDS encoding phosphomannomutase, whose translation MTTINIQQMMADSGVAFGTSGARGLVSQMSGEVCAAYTLAFIHGLQLTKLGQKIALGMDLRPSSPAIAQACVAGIRQAGCEVDFCGVLPTPALALYALAQGLPAIMVTGSHIPFDRNGIKFYRADGEISKADETAMTGATVEVVAVDAELPAVNPAALAQFQQRYTRLFANNLLAGWRVGVYEHSSAARDVLKEVLAELGAEVVGLERTDTFVPIDTEAVGEADRQRGRDWAAQYQLDAIISTDGDGDRPLIGDETGEWLRGDIVGLLCAKFLGADTVVTPVSCNTAIEASGWFKQVIRTRIGSPYVIAGMEQVATGGVAGFEANGGFLAGNGLSVNGKPLAALPTRDSLLPALALLAMARGQGVKLSGLLQGLPQRFTASDRIQEFPTANSRALLDRLQADASAYRSLWGDSLGAPVDSDTTDGLRLTFASGDIVHLRPSGNAPELRCYAESDSVDRAGQLVTETLRRIAGR comes from the coding sequence ATGACGACAATCAACATCCAACAAATGATGGCCGACAGCGGCGTGGCGTTCGGCACCAGCGGCGCGCGCGGCTTGGTTAGCCAAATGAGCGGCGAAGTCTGCGCCGCCTACACGCTGGCGTTTATCCACGGCTTGCAGTTGACCAAGCTCGGCCAAAAAATCGCGCTGGGCATGGATTTAAGGCCGTCCAGCCCGGCAATCGCCCAAGCGTGCGTGGCCGGCATTCGCCAAGCCGGCTGCGAAGTGGATTTTTGCGGGGTATTGCCAACGCCGGCGCTGGCTTTGTATGCGCTGGCGCAAGGCTTGCCGGCCATCATGGTCACCGGCAGCCACATTCCGTTCGACCGTAATGGCATCAAGTTCTACCGGGCCGACGGTGAAATCAGCAAAGCCGATGAGACGGCGATGACCGGCGCGACCGTGGAAGTCGTAGCGGTGGACGCTGAATTGCCGGCCGTCAATCCGGCCGCGCTGGCTCAATTTCAGCAGCGCTATACCCGTTTGTTCGCCAACAATTTGTTGGCCGGCTGGCGAGTCGGCGTTTACGAACATTCCAGCGCGGCCCGCGACGTGTTGAAGGAAGTCTTGGCCGAATTGGGCGCCGAAGTCGTCGGATTGGAGCGCACCGACACCTTCGTGCCTATCGATACCGAAGCGGTCGGCGAGGCGGATCGCCAGCGCGGCCGCGACTGGGCGGCACAATACCAGTTGGACGCGATCATTTCGACCGACGGCGACGGCGACCGGCCGCTGATCGGGGACGAGACCGGCGAGTGGCTGCGCGGCGACATCGTCGGCCTGCTGTGCGCGAAATTTTTGGGCGCCGATACCGTCGTCACGCCGGTCAGTTGCAATACCGCGATCGAAGCGTCCGGCTGGTTCAAGCAGGTGATTAGAACCCGAATCGGTTCGCCCTACGTAATCGCCGGCATGGAGCAGGTCGCGACGGGCGGCGTGGCGGGTTTCGAGGCCAACGGCGGCTTTTTGGCCGGCAACGGTTTATCGGTAAACGGCAAGCCCCTGGCGGCCCTGCCGACTCGGGATTCGCTGTTGCCCGCGTTGGCGTTGCTGGCAATGGCGCGCGGCCAAGGCGTCAAGCTGTCCGGCTTGCTACAAGGCTTGCCGCAACGCTTCACCGCCAGCGACCGGATTCAGGAATTCCCGACCGCCAACAGTCGCGCCTTGCTGGATCGCTTGCAGGCCGACGCCAGCGCCTATCGCAGCCTGTGGGGCGATAGCCTGGGCGCGCCGGTCGATAGCGATACTACCGACGGCCTGCGGCTGACCTTCGCCAGCGGCGACATCGTCCACCTGCGGCCGTCCGGCAATGCCCCGGAATTACGCTGCTATGCCGAATCCGACTCGGTGGACCGGGCGGGCCAGTTGGTCACGGAAACCTTGCGCCGCATTGCCGGACGTTAA